Proteins from a single region of Anastrepha ludens isolate Willacy chromosome 5, idAnaLude1.1, whole genome shotgun sequence:
- the LOC128863120 gene encoding cadherin-related tumor suppressor-like: MTRCRNAKYLPADVENDDVRRQAVELVTATDVNLSAYARTYSMTNQPNCNDIFISATATNAGTKIKYNKNDQGNIHLVTRAVQAVSKCAAKVSALTPASFPSDAVPAAAAATKVIAAKGAAATLEDCIITPQKHTNAIADARLPAYAATLHYRQHNLVLSRALPFICLAFALFALPSPCHSQHQSLSAYSTPTFGPSAAGSIGHYSVLAFPRRRSSAGADGVSGLMQSRAVDTSAQFEVLEGQPRGTVVGFIPTKPDFTYRFNEPPREFTLDQVTGEIKTNVVLDREGMRDRYDLVVLSSQPTYPIEVRIIVLDVNDNAPEFPEPSIAVSFSESAATGTRLLLDAATDRDIGENSVTDDYRIVDGNVEDKFRLAVTTNPSGDVSYLHLETTGNLDRETCGFYQLNISARDGGDPAKYGYLLVNVTIVDVNDNPPIFDHSDYIVSLNESVPPGTPVLQVMASDNDLGDNAKITYYLADTEQQFTVDPETGVISTTELLSCPQQNCQTYARPGASCPKSCVFTVFARDHGSPRQDGRTYVTVNLVDTNDHDPVIRFQYFPPTGTFATVDENAANGSVVAAVSVVDMDEGLNGETSLRIISGNELSHFRLEKTPSFDIVRVNGVLDREEIGKYNLTVVAIDKGSPPRTATAHLIIHVNDVNDHEPVFEKSEYSAVLSELAPPGTYVASITATDEDTGVNALIFYDFVSGNNKQWFAIDTASGLITTQAALDREVQDSVELSISARDGGPNPKWAYTQLKVTILDENDEAPQFRQQNINVTLSENTPPQTLVAMLTAADHDQGTNGSVTYTLAGSVERKYPQQFGLDSLTGQLTTRSALDRETIAHYEIFVIARDQGAPPQSATATVYLNVEDVNDNSPTFYPSHYFYALPDDAGDNNQPLLKVTASDRDAGDNALITYQLESGGDGHFVVDTWSGAITLRAGSGDIRQSPKALYKLKISAKDRGERRSEQDALVEIVLQSKMELLEFDSYGSYEFQIVEDHEQQQPVVGREVGRVQVKLHAGKSTLPPNIEYAIVYGDADENFAVDRRTGRIRTARRIDREALAQYQLTVMARTGLAYGKCIVNIAIADLNDNAPIFAQDRDGEIQLAENAAVGQEVYLSRARDRDSGMNSRVTYTLTYNPEEQFRVSEATGVLQLQRPVRAAPGTLLHVELMATDGGTPPLSTRHTIDVLIADANDHTPVFDHTSYETSLRESTKVNARFFALAASDADLGANGRISYDIIEGNAERKFGVFPDGYLFVRAQLDREERDYYALTVACRDSGVPARSSVVPVIIHVIDENDNAPQFTNSTFTFSIAENEPADSFVGKLTATDRDIGRNAELIYTLATQEQDFTIDMRNGFIKTLHPFDREELVQRRSSVGVGGQTNGQINGGLVGVGDGINNGNNYILLEAIVSDNGVQRLHDKVKVKIIITDVNDNAPQFVRAPYRVQISEGSAVATQVMRVYSVDADEGLNGDVYYSLVNGNEDERFAMDDATGQLSLARLLDREQQSSYKLTVVARDAALKGQLSASTTITVEVLDENDVAPEFAQTASEASVLETSSIGTELMRFRATDSDLGVNSQVTFSITAGNRKDTFHIDAISGSLYLHKPLDYEETTVYHLNVTAADGGTPRLSNTIVFNVNVVDENDNPPSFPNTAIVRQIKEGIAVKTPIVTITAEDPDSGLNGKVTYSIVKQDPELSGGRHFGINTMTGVIHTLREIDRETIDTFRLTVVATDQAEKPEPQLSAEKLVTVIVEDINDNAPTFVSMNAAILPMQTAGAQSHHYRDGLPVMHVHARDADSSSNGLVTYEMVNGNTELFKLHRNTGAITLRKVIDQPEVRYQLALKATDEAVQSERKSTDAYITIITTGTAAGPVFDQREQSGSVYENEPTGTSILTVSARLNGAEIEYYVTNVTAIGAYTSASAGAVQQVDRLFDIDTKLGILSTAKELDREAGPDTYEVEVYAIALGGVPRTTSTKVS; encoded by the coding sequence ATGACGCGCTGCAGGAACGCGAAATATTTGCCTGCAGACGTTGAGAACGACGACGTTCGACGACAAGCCGTCGAACTGGTCACGGCCACAGACGTGAATTTGAGCGCATACGCGCGCACTTACAGCATGACAAATCAGCCAAATTGTAACGatatcttcatttctgcgactGCCACAAATGCTGGcaccaaaataaaatacaacaaaaatgacCAAGGTAACATTCATTTGGTCACAAGAGCAGTGCAAGCAGTTTCAAAGTGCGCCGCAAAAGTGAGCGCATTAACACCAGCTTCTTTCCCCAGTGATGCTGTACCCGCCGCCGCCGCTGCCACAAAAGTTATTGCAGCAAAGGGAGCTGCGGCAACACTAGAAGACTGCATCATAACGCCACAAAAGCACACAAACGCAATTGCTGACGCGCGGCTGCCTGCTTACGCAGCAACATTACATTATCGTCAGCATAATTTAGTCTTAAGCAGAGCTTTGCCATTCATTTGCTTGGCATTTGCGCTGTTCGCATTGCCATCGCCATGTCACAGCCAGCATCAGTCATTGAGCGCATATAGCACGCCAACGTTCGGTCCCAGTGCGGCTGGATCCATTGGCCATTACAGTGTGTTGGCCTTTCCACGTCGACGTTCGTCTGCGGGCGCCGATGGCGTTAGTGGTTTGATGCAGTCGCGCGCTGTCGATACGAGCGCACAATTTGAGGTATTGGAAGGACAACCGCGTGGCACGGTCGTTGGTTTTATACCGACCAAGCCCGATTTCACATACCGGTTTAATGAACCGCCGCGCGAATTTACGCTCGATCAAGTCACGGGCGAAATCAAAACGAATGTAGTGCTGGATCGTGAAGGTATGCGCGATCGTTACGATTTGGTTGTGCTTTCTTCCCAGCCCACCTATCCCATTGAGGTGCGCATCATTGTACTCGATGTGAACGATAATGCGCCAGAGTTTCCCGAGCCGAGTATAGCGGTGTCGTTTTCTGAGAGTGCGGCCACTGGCACACGGCTATTGCTGGACGCGGCGACTGATCGCGATATTGGCGAGAATAGCGTGACGGACGACTATCGCATAGTGGATGGAAATGTGGAGGACAAGTTTCGCTTGGCCGTAACGACGAACCCAAGCGGTGATGTGTCTTATCTACATTTGGAGACAACGGGGAATTTGGATCGCGAAACGTGCGGTTTCTATCAGCTGAATATATCAGCGCGCGATGGCGGTGATCCCGCGAAATATGGTTACTTGTTGGTTAATGTTACGATCGTCGATGTAAATGATAACCCACCGATATTCGACCACAGCGACTACATCGTTTCCCTGAATGAGTCAGTGCCACCTGGCACGCCTGTGCTGCAGGTGATGGCTTCGGACAATGATCTGGGTGATAACGCCAAAATCACCTATTACCTGGCTGATACGGAGCAACAGTTTACAGTCGATCCGGAGACGGGTGTCATATCCACCACCGAACTGCTAAGTTGCCCGCAACAAAACTGTCAAACATATGCGCGCCCCGGTGCCAGTTGTCCCAAGAGCTGTGTCTTTACGGTATTCGCACGCGATCACGGCTCGCCTCGCCAAGATGGACGCACCTATGTGACTGTCAACCTCGTTGACACGAACGATCACGATCCGGTTATACGCTTCCAATACTTTCCGCCCACCGGCACGTTTGCAACTGTAGATGAGAATGCGGCGAACGGTAGCGTGGTTGCTGCCGTTTCCGTGGTGGATATGGACGAGGGATTGAATGGCGAGACGAGTTTACGCATCATATCAGGCAATGAGTTGAGCCATTTTCGTTTGGAGAAGACACCGTCATTTGATATTGTGCGCGTTAATGGCGTGTTGGATCGCGAGGAAATTGGCAAGTATAATTTGACAGTTGTTGCCATCGATAAAGGCTCACCGCCACGTACGGCGACCGCACACCTAATTATCCATGTTAACGATGTCAATGATCATGAGCCGGTATTTGAGAAGTCCGAGTATTCGGCTGTGTTGAGTGAATTGGCACCACCAGGGACGTACGTGGCTTCTATTACCGCCACTGACGAGGACACTGGCGTAAATGCATTGATTTTTTACGATTTCGTTTCGGGTAATAATAAACAATGGTTTGCCATTGATACAGCGTCCGGTTTGATAACAACGCAGGCAGCATTGGATCGCGAGGTGCAGGACAGCGTAGAGTTGAGCATCTCTGCACGTGATGGCGGCCCAAATCCGAAGTGGGCGTACACACAACTCAAGGTGACCATACTGGATGAAAACGATGAGGCACCACAATTCAGGCAACAAAATATCAACGTCACACTCAGCGAGAATACACCACCACAGACACTGGTCGCCATGCTAACGGCCGCCGATCACGATCAAGGCACTAACGGCTCGGTGACATACACACTGGCTGGCAGTGTGGAGCGCAAATATCCACAACAATTTGGCCTCGACTCGCTCACTGGCCAATTAACGACGCGCAGTGCACTTGATCGTGAGACAATTGCGCATTATGAGATTTTTGTGATCGCACGCGATCAGGGCGCACCACCACAATCAGCCACCGCTACTGTTTATCTAAACGTTGAGGATGTCAACGACAACAGCCCAACGTTCTACCCCAGTCATTATTTTTATGCGTTACCTGACGATGCGGGCGACAATAACCAGCCACTGTTGAAAGTCACTGCCAGCGATCGTGATGCGGGCGATAATGCCTTAATTACCTACCAACTGGAGTCAGGTGGCGATGGACATTTCGTCGTCGATACATGGAGTGGCGCGATAACGTTGCGCGCTGGCAGCGGAGATATACGCCAGTCACCAAAGGCACTCTACAAGTTGAAGATTTCGGCAAAGGATCGCGGCGAACGACGTAGCGAACAAGATGCACTGGTTGAGATTGTATTGCAATCCAAAATGGAGTTGCTCGAGTTCGATTCATACGGCAGTTATGAGTTTCAAATTGTGGAAGATCATGAACAGCAGCAGCCCGTGGTGGGCCGCGAGGTGGGTCGGGTGCAGGTAAAGCTACATGCCGGCAAATCGACACTGCCACCCAACATTGAGTACGCGATTGTGTATGGTGATGCAGATGAGAACTTTGCGGTGGATCGTCGTACTGGTCGCATTCGCACGGCGCGCCGTATTGATCGTGAAGCGCTGGCGCAATACCAGCTAACTGTGATGGCGCGCACTGGCCTAGCTTATGGCAAATGCATTGTGAACATTGCGATCGCTGATTTAAACGATAATGCGCCGATCTTTGCACAAGATCGTGACGGTGAGATACAGTTGGCGGAGAATGCGGCTGTCGGTCAAGAGGTTTACTTGTCACGCGCACGTGATCGCGATTCAGGTATGAATAGCCGTGTCACCTACACGCTCACCTACAATCCCGAAGAGCAATTTCGCGTTAGCGAAGCAACGGGCGTACTCCAACTGCAGCGTCCGGTGCGCGCAGCACCCGGCACATTGTTGCATGTGGAGCTGATGGCCACAGATGGCGGCACGCCGCCTCTATCAACGCGACACACCATCGACGTGCTCATAGCCGATGCCAACGATCATACACCTGTGTTCGATCACACATCGTACGAGACATCATTGCGCGAGTCAACCAAGGTGAATGCGCGCTTCTTTGCGCTAGCCGCCAGCGATGCGGATCTTGGCGCAAATGGGCGCATATCATACGACATAATCGAGGGCAATGCAGAGCGGAAGTTTGGCGTCTTTCCCGACGGTTATTTGTTTGTGCGCGCGCAGTTGGATCGCGAGGAGCGGGACTATTACGCGCTGACAGTAGCATGCCGCGACAGCGGTGTGCCGGCGCGTTCATCTGTGGTGCCAGTGATCATACATGTCATCGACGAGAACGACAATGCGCCGCAGTTCACAAATAGTACCTTCACCTTTAGCATCGCGGAAAATGAGCCAGCCGATTCGTTTGTCGGCAAGTTGACGGCAACAGATCGTGACATTGGACGCAATGCGGAGTTGATTTATACGCTGGCGACGCAGGAGCAGGACTTTACCATTGACATGCGTAATGGTTTCATTAAAACGCTGCATCCATTCGATCGCGAAGAGCTGGTACAGCGACGTAGCAGCGTGGGTGTGGGTGGACAAACGAACGGGCAGATAAATGGCGGCTTAGTAGGTGTAGGCGACGGCATAAACAATGGCAATAACTACATACTACTGGAGGCCATCGTCTCGGATAATGGAGTGCAGCGCTTGCACGACAAGGTCAAGGTGAAGATAATCATTACAGATGTCAATGACAATGCGCCACAGTTTGTGCGCGCTCCCTACCGTGTGCAGATTTCTGAGGGCTCTGCCGTGGCTACGCAAGTCATGCGTGTTTACTCGGTTGATGCGGATGAGGGCCTCAATGGTGATGTTTACTACTCACTTGTTAATGGCAACGAAGACGAACGCTTTGCCATGGACGATGCAACAGGACAATTGTCATTAGCGCGTTTGCTTGATCGCGAGCAGCAATCTTCGTATAAGCTCACGGTTGTGGCACGTGATGCAGCATTGAAGGGACAGCTGAGCGCCAGCACCACAATCACTGTGGAGGTGTTGGACGAGAACGACGTGGCACCGGAATTCGCACAGACAGCAAGTGAAGCGTCAGTGTTGGAGACGAGCAGCATCGGTACGGAGCTGATGCGCTTTCGAGCAACAGATTCGGACCTGGGCGTTAATAGTCAAGTAACCTTCAGTATTACGGCGGGAAATCGTAAAGACACTTTCCACATCGATGCTATATCGGGCAGTTTATATTTGCACAAACCTCTGGACTATGAGGAGACCACCGTTTACCATCTGAATGTAACGGCCGCTGATGGCGGCACACCACGCCTCTCGAACACCATTGTCTTCAACGTCAACGTGGTGGATGAGAATGATAATCCACCCAGTTTTCCCAATACGGCCATAGTGCGCCAAATCAAGGAGGGCATTGCCGTTAAAACTCCCATCGTTACCATAACCGCAGAAGATCCGGATTCTGGTCTGAATGGCAAAGTTACCTACTCTATAGTAAAGCAAGATCCTGAGCTGTCGGGTGGTCGCCACTTTGGCATCAACACTATGACCGGTGTCATACACACGCTGCGTGAAATCGATCGCGAAACCATCGACACCTTCCGACTCACTGTCGTCGCCACCGATCAGGCAGAAAAGCCCGAGCCACAACTGTCCGCTGAGAAACTAGTGACCGTCATCGTTGAAGACATTAACGATAATGCACCCACTTTTGTGTCCATGAATGCGGCCATCTTACCAATGCAGACAGCGGGCGCACAAAGTCATCACTACCGTGACGGTTTGCCAGTGATGCATGTGCATGCACGCGATGCTGACTCTTCCAGCAACGGTCTGGTCACCTACGAAATGGTGAACGGCAATACGGAACTCTTCAAATTGCATCGCAATACGGGTGCGATAACTTTACGCAAAGTGATCGATCAGCCGGAGGTGCGTTATCAGTTGGCCTTGAAGGCGACCGATGAAGCGGTGCAAAGCGAACGTAAAAGCACCGATGCGTATATAACGATTATAACGACGGGCACGGCCGCAGGTCCCGTATTCGATCAGCGCGAACAAAGCGGCTCAGTGTATGAGAACGAGCCGACCGGTACGAGTATTTTGACTGTGAGCGCACGCTTGAATGGTGCCGAAATCGAGTACTACGTGACGAATGTTACGGCGATCGGTGCGTATACGAGTGCGAGTGCGGGTGCGGTACAACAAGTCGATCGTTTGTTTGACATTGATACAAAACTTGGCATATTGTCGACGGCAAAGGAGTTGGATCGTGAAGCGGGCCCGGACACCTATGAAGTGGAAGTGTACGCGATTGCGTTAGGCGGAGTGCCACGAACAACGAGTACTAAG